The following proteins are co-located in the Clavibacter capsici genome:
- the iolB gene encoding 5-deoxy-glucuronate isomerase has protein sequence MTTNEWLHPRGTLGRDGWETVVDGSLPGWEHTGLRVAVLAAGDALDLPAAGVERMVVPLAGSFAVRHREGDGEERVTDLDGRASVFAGPTDVLYLSCASSAVLTGSGRVAVAESPATRHVPSRRIAREDVSVELRGAGRSSRQVHNFATPGTPGSLDAERLIVCEVLTPAENWSSYPAHKHDEERPGEESELEEVYYFETAVGRGLEAPADADPFGLFHTSSSPAGEIAIDAVVRTGDVALVPYGYHGPAVAAPGYDLYYLNVMAGPGADRAWLISDHPAHGWIRGTWAGQAIDPRLPFTADATPAAPASDQESPTR, from the coding sequence ATGACGACGAACGAATGGCTGCACCCCCGCGGGACCCTCGGCCGCGACGGCTGGGAGACCGTGGTCGACGGGTCGCTGCCCGGCTGGGAGCACACGGGCCTCCGGGTCGCGGTGCTCGCCGCAGGCGACGCGCTCGACCTGCCCGCCGCGGGCGTCGAGCGCATGGTCGTGCCGCTCGCGGGATCCTTCGCCGTGCGGCACCGCGAGGGCGACGGCGAGGAGCGCGTCACCGACCTCGACGGCCGCGCGTCGGTCTTCGCGGGGCCGACGGACGTCCTCTACCTGTCGTGCGCGTCGAGCGCGGTGCTCACCGGATCCGGCCGCGTGGCCGTCGCCGAGTCGCCCGCCACCCGGCACGTGCCGAGCCGCCGGATCGCCCGCGAGGACGTGTCGGTGGAGCTCCGGGGTGCCGGCCGGTCGAGCCGCCAGGTGCACAACTTCGCAACGCCCGGAACCCCCGGGTCGCTCGACGCCGAGCGCCTCATCGTCTGCGAGGTGCTCACGCCCGCCGAGAACTGGTCGAGCTACCCCGCGCACAAGCACGACGAGGAGAGGCCGGGGGAGGAGTCGGAGCTCGAGGAGGTCTACTACTTCGAGACCGCCGTGGGGCGCGGCCTCGAGGCGCCCGCCGACGCGGATCCGTTCGGCCTCTTCCACACCTCGTCGTCGCCCGCGGGCGAGATCGCCATCGACGCCGTCGTGCGCACGGGCGACGTCGCGCTCGTGCCGTACGGCTACCACGGGCCCGCGGTCGCGGCGCCCGGCTACGACCTCTACTACCTCAACGTGATGGCGGGCCCGGGCGCCGACCGCGCCTGGCTCATCAGCGACCACCCCGCGCACGGCTGGATCCGCGGCACGTGGGCCGGGCAGGCGATCGACCCTCGCCTGCCGTTCACCGCCGACGCGACGCCCGCCGCTCCCGCGTCCGACCAGGAGTCACCGACCCGATGA
- a CDS encoding CoA-acylating methylmalonate-semialdehyde dehydrogenase produces the protein MTDTAPLPVVPHWIDGARSPSTSGRTAPVYDPARGVVTKEVALAGADEIERAVASANAAFPAWRDLSLAKRQAILFRFRELLEAEKGELAEIITSEHGKVVSDALGEITRGQEVVEFATGLAHHLKGEYSEQVSTGVDVYSTKQPLGVVGIISPFNFPAMVPMWFFPIAIAAGSAVVLKPSEKDPSAAIWIAELWKRAGLPDGVFTVLNGDKEAVDGLLTHPDVRAISFVGSTPIAQYVYETGTRHGKRVQALGGAKNHMLVLPDADLDLVADSAVNAGFGSAGERCMAISVVVAVEPVADALIERITARMASLRVGDGRRGCDMGPLVTEAHRDKVASYIAIAEEDGARVVVDGRGIEVDGERDGFWLGPTLIDELPTSSRAYTEEIFGPVLGVVRVRTYEEGVALINAGAFGNGTAIFTNDGGAARRFQNEVQVGMIGINVPIPVPVATFSFGGWRSSLFGDTKAHGAEGVRFFTQQKAITSRWLDPSHGGVDLGFPQN, from the coding sequence ATGACCGACACCGCTCCGCTCCCCGTCGTCCCGCACTGGATCGACGGCGCCCGTTCGCCCTCCACCTCCGGGCGCACCGCGCCCGTCTACGACCCGGCCCGCGGCGTCGTCACCAAGGAGGTCGCGCTCGCGGGGGCCGACGAGATCGAGCGCGCCGTCGCGTCGGCGAACGCCGCGTTCCCCGCCTGGCGCGACCTGTCGCTCGCCAAGCGGCAGGCGATCCTCTTCCGCTTCCGCGAGCTGCTCGAGGCGGAGAAGGGGGAGCTCGCGGAGATCATCACGTCGGAGCACGGCAAGGTCGTGAGCGACGCGCTCGGCGAGATCACGCGCGGGCAGGAGGTCGTGGAGTTCGCGACCGGCCTCGCGCACCACCTCAAGGGCGAGTACTCGGAGCAGGTGTCCACGGGCGTCGACGTGTACTCGACCAAGCAGCCGCTCGGCGTGGTCGGGATCATCTCGCCGTTCAACTTCCCCGCGATGGTGCCCATGTGGTTCTTCCCCATCGCGATCGCGGCCGGCAGCGCGGTGGTGCTGAAGCCCAGCGAGAAGGACCCGAGCGCGGCCATCTGGATCGCCGAGCTGTGGAAGCGCGCCGGCCTCCCGGACGGCGTCTTCACGGTGCTCAACGGCGACAAGGAGGCGGTCGACGGCCTGCTCACGCACCCGGACGTGCGGGCGATCTCGTTCGTCGGGTCCACGCCCATCGCCCAGTACGTCTACGAGACGGGCACCCGGCACGGCAAGCGCGTGCAGGCCCTCGGCGGCGCCAAGAACCACATGCTCGTGCTGCCCGACGCCGACCTCGACCTCGTCGCCGACTCGGCCGTGAACGCGGGCTTCGGCTCGGCGGGCGAGCGCTGCATGGCGATCTCGGTGGTCGTCGCGGTCGAGCCCGTCGCGGACGCGCTCATCGAGCGGATCACGGCGCGCATGGCGTCCCTGCGGGTCGGCGACGGCCGCCGCGGCTGCGACATGGGCCCGCTCGTCACCGAGGCGCACCGCGACAAGGTCGCCTCCTACATCGCCATCGCGGAGGAGGACGGCGCGCGCGTCGTCGTCGACGGCCGCGGCATCGAGGTCGACGGCGAGCGGGACGGCTTCTGGCTCGGCCCGACCCTCATCGACGAGCTGCCCACGTCGTCGCGCGCGTACACGGAGGAGATCTTCGGGCCCGTGCTCGGCGTCGTCCGGGTGCGCACCTACGAGGAGGGCGTCGCGCTCATCAACGCGGGCGCGTTCGGCAACGGCACGGCGATCTTCACGAACGACGGCGGGGCCGCGCGCCGCTTCCAGAACGAGGTGCAGGTCGGCATGATCGGGATCAACGTCCCCATCCCCGTGCCCGTCGCCACGTTCTCGTTCGGCGGCTGGCGCTCCAGCCTCTTCGGCGACACCAAGGCCCACGGCGCCGAGGGCGTGCGCTTCTTCACCCAGCAGAAGGCGATCACCAGCCGGTGGCTCGACCCGTCGCACGGCGGCGTCGACCTCGGGTTCCCCCAGAACTGA
- the iolD gene encoding 3D-(3,5/4)-trihydroxycyclohexane-1,2-dione acylhydrolase (decyclizing) encodes MTEPTTRMTVSQALVAFLANQWTVDGDHRERTIPGVFGIFGHGNVAGIGQALMQANAEDPDLMPYHQARNEQAMVHQSVGFARMHRRLATYASAASVGPGAANMLTGAALATANRLPALLLPSDTFATRVADPVLQQLEHPHDTGISVNDAFRPLSRFFDRVQRPEQLYSIALAAMRVLTDPAETGAVTIALPEDVQAEALDVPLAFLAPREWHLRRPLPERGPLARAVQAIRDARTPLIVAGGGVIYSAAEEALLCFAEATGIPVGTTQAGGGSLAWDHPQYLGGIGATGSTAANRLAAEADVVIGIGTRYSDFTTASRTAFQRPDVTFVNVNVAAFDAYKHGTQLPVVADARETLEALIEALAGTHVDAAYADRIAREKREWDAAVDRALAPTGGALPGQPEIIGAVQAASDPRDVVVQAAGSLPGDLHKLWRVRDPLGYHVEYAFSCMGYEIPGGLGVKRGAEAYGDDRDVIVMVGDGSYLMLHTELVTAVAEGIKVIVVVIQNHGYASIGHLSETVGTERFGTRYRALDPATRNFEGREPLPVDLAANARSYGVDVIEVAPGPDATTALGEAVRRAKASDRTTVIHVESDPLVYGPDGEGWWDVPVPGVSEMPSTQAAHAEYVERKRAQRPLLG; translated from the coding sequence ATGACCGAGCCCACCACCCGCATGACCGTCAGTCAGGCGCTCGTCGCGTTCCTCGCGAACCAGTGGACGGTCGACGGCGACCACCGCGAGCGCACCATCCCCGGCGTCTTCGGGATCTTCGGCCACGGCAACGTGGCCGGCATCGGCCAGGCGCTCATGCAGGCGAACGCCGAGGATCCCGACCTCATGCCGTACCACCAGGCCCGCAACGAGCAGGCCATGGTGCACCAGTCCGTCGGCTTCGCGCGCATGCACCGCCGCCTCGCCACCTACGCGAGCGCCGCCTCGGTGGGGCCGGGCGCCGCCAACATGCTCACGGGCGCCGCCCTCGCGACGGCCAACCGGCTGCCGGCGCTGCTCCTGCCGAGCGACACCTTCGCGACGCGGGTCGCGGATCCGGTGCTGCAGCAGCTCGAGCACCCGCACGACACGGGCATCAGCGTGAACGACGCGTTCCGCCCGCTCTCGCGCTTCTTCGACCGCGTGCAGCGGCCCGAGCAGCTGTACTCGATCGCGCTCGCGGCCATGCGCGTGCTCACCGACCCGGCCGAGACCGGCGCCGTGACCATCGCGCTGCCCGAGGACGTGCAGGCGGAGGCGCTCGACGTGCCGCTCGCGTTCCTGGCGCCGCGCGAGTGGCACCTGCGCCGGCCGCTCCCGGAGCGCGGGCCGCTCGCCCGCGCCGTGCAGGCGATCCGCGACGCGCGCACGCCGCTCATCGTCGCGGGCGGCGGTGTCATCTACTCCGCGGCCGAGGAGGCGCTGCTGTGCTTCGCCGAGGCCACCGGCATCCCGGTCGGCACCACGCAGGCCGGCGGTGGATCCCTCGCCTGGGACCACCCCCAGTACCTGGGCGGCATCGGCGCCACCGGATCCACCGCCGCGAACCGCCTCGCCGCCGAGGCCGACGTCGTGATCGGCATCGGCACGCGCTACTCCGACTTCACGACCGCGAGCCGCACGGCGTTCCAGCGCCCCGACGTGACCTTCGTGAACGTCAACGTCGCCGCGTTCGACGCGTACAAGCACGGCACGCAGCTGCCCGTGGTCGCCGACGCCCGCGAGACCCTGGAGGCGCTGATCGAGGCGCTGGCCGGCACGCACGTAGACGCCGCCTACGCCGACCGCATCGCCCGCGAGAAGCGCGAGTGGGACGCCGCCGTCGACCGCGCGCTCGCCCCCACGGGCGGCGCGCTGCCCGGGCAGCCCGAGATCATCGGCGCGGTCCAGGCGGCGAGCGACCCGCGCGACGTCGTCGTGCAGGCGGCGGGATCCCTGCCCGGCGACCTCCACAAGCTCTGGCGCGTGCGCGATCCGCTCGGCTACCACGTCGAGTACGCGTTCTCGTGCATGGGCTACGAGATCCCCGGCGGCCTCGGGGTCAAGCGCGGCGCGGAGGCGTACGGCGACGACCGCGACGTGATCGTCATGGTCGGCGACGGCTCCTACCTCATGCTGCACACGGAGCTCGTGACGGCGGTCGCCGAGGGGATCAAGGTCATCGTCGTCGTGATCCAGAACCACGGCTACGCGTCCATCGGCCACCTCTCCGAGACGGTCGGCACCGAGCGCTTCGGCACGCGCTACCGCGCGCTCGACCCGGCGACGCGCAACTTCGAGGGCCGCGAGCCGCTGCCCGTCGACCTCGCGGCGAACGCGCGGAGCTACGGCGTCGACGTGATCGAGGTCGCGCCCGGCCCCGACGCGACGACGGCGCTCGGCGAGGCCGTGCGGCGCGCGAAGGCGTCCGACCGCACCACCGTGATCCACGTCGAGTCCGACCCGCTCGTCTACGGACCCGACGGCGAGGGCTGGTGGGACGTGCCCGTCCCCGGCGTCTCCGAGATGCCGTCGACGCAGGCCGCGCACGCGGAGTACGTGGAGCGGAAGAGGGCGCAGCGGCCGCTGCTCGGATGA